In the genome of Pongo pygmaeus isolate AG05252 chromosome 9, NHGRI_mPonPyg2-v2.0_pri, whole genome shotgun sequence, one region contains:
- the ADM gene encoding pro-adrenomedullin: MKLVSVALMYLGSLAFLGADTVRLDVASEFRKKWNKWALSRGKRELRMSSSYPTGLSDLKAGPAQTLIRPQDMKGASRSPEDSSPDAARIRVKRYRQSMNNFQGLRSFGCRFGTCTVQKLAHQIYQFTDKDKDNVAPRSKISPQGYGRRRRRSLPEAGPGRTLVSSKPQAHGAPAPPSGSAPHFL; the protein is encoded by the exons ATGAAGCTGGTTTCCGTCGCCCTGATGTACCTGGGTTCCCTCGCCTTCCTAGGGGCTGACACCGTTCGGTTGGATGTCGCGTCGGAGTTTCGAAAGAA GTGGAATAAGTGGGCTCTGAGTCGTGGGAAGAGGGAACTGCGGATGTCCAGCAGCTACCCCACTGGGCTCTCTGACTTGAAGGCTGGGCCTGCCCAGACCCTTATTCGGCCCCAGGACATGAAGGGTGCCTCTCGAAGCCCCGAAGACAG CAGTCCGGATGCCGCCCGCATCCGAGTCAAGCGCTACCGCCAGAGCATGAACAACTTCCAGGGCCTCCGGAGCTTTGGCTGCCGCTTCGGGACGTGCACGGTGCAGAAGCTGGCACACCAGATCTACCAGTTCACAGATAAGGACAAGGACAACGTCGCCCCCAGGAGCAAGATCAGCCCCCAGGGCTACGGCCGCCGGCGCCGGCGCTCCCTGCCCGAGGCCGGCCCGGGTCGGACTCTGGTGTCTTCTAAGCCACAAGCACACGGGGCTCCAGCCCCCCCGAGTGGAAGTGCTCCCCACTTTCTTTAG